From Prochlorococcus marinus XMU1419, a single genomic window includes:
- the fabD gene encoding ACP S-malonyltransferase: MTVAWVFPGQGSQKIGMAKQIENLPGTKERFSYASEIFERNLFEICELNVEPINPLSDLNNTSNTQICLFLVESILLDALKNNGLKPNYVAGHSLGEITALYCADVFSFQDCVSLIKVRSQLMLNAVKGSMAAVIGFDRNQLDLLVKKIDDVVIANDNSSSQVVLSGSDEALDNLSREISCKKFLKLNVSGAFHSPFMNEPSAQFSEYLKQIKFKNPSFPVISNYEPSLCSDPNELKIRLENQMCNGVRWRETMDLMAKDTDLHIVEIGPSNVLSGLGKRHLKDVKISQVSSSDQINY; this comes from the coding sequence ATGACAGTTGCATGGGTATTCCCTGGACAAGGTTCACAAAAAATTGGAATGGCAAAACAAATTGAAAATTTGCCAGGCACAAAGGAAAGATTTAGTTATGCCTCTGAAATATTTGAGAGAAATTTATTTGAAATTTGTGAGTTAAATGTTGAACCAATAAATCCTCTTAGTGATTTAAATAATACAAGCAATACACAAATTTGTCTTTTTTTAGTTGAGTCAATTTTATTAGATGCCTTAAAGAATAATGGTTTAAAACCAAATTATGTTGCTGGGCACAGTTTAGGAGAAATTACGGCACTATATTGCGCAGATGTTTTTTCATTCCAAGATTGTGTATCACTAATAAAAGTAAGATCTCAATTAATGTTGAACGCTGTGAAAGGATCTATGGCTGCAGTAATTGGGTTTGATAGAAATCAACTTGATTTATTAGTAAAAAAAATTGATGATGTTGTTATTGCTAACGATAATAGCTCTTCTCAAGTTGTTTTATCAGGATCTGATGAAGCATTAGATAATTTATCTAGAGAAATTTCTTGCAAAAAATTTCTGAAGTTAAATGTCTCAGGTGCATTTCATTCACCATTTATGAATGAGCCTTCAGCACAATTTTCTGAGTACTTAAAGCAGATTAAATTTAAAAATCCCTCTTTTCCAGTAATAAGTAATTATGAACCTTCGCTTTGTAGCGATCCGAATGAACTTAAAATTAGATTAGAAAATCAAATGTGTAATGGGGTTCGGTGGCGAGAAACAATGGATTTAATGGCAAAAGATACTGATCTTCATATTGTTGAAATTGGCCCCTCAAATGTACTTAGCGGTTTAGGGAAAAGACATCTTAAGGATGTAAAAATTTCTCAAGTTTCATCTTCTGATCAAATAAATTATTAA